GAGCCGAAATCATAGAATGTGATTATGCCGAAGTGGATCTGGAGAAAATCATCCATACCCACATGTTCAATTTTGAGCGTGCCGCAACCGCCGCCGGATGGATTCGTGAAATAGAACGACAGGCAACCACCGAAGAAGAAAAAGAAGCAAAAGCACACGGACACCACCATCACGAGGAAGAAGAACATGAGCACCACCACCATCACGAAGGCGGCGAAGTGGAAGAATATGGCATCGGCACATTTGTCTATTACCGCCGGCCGGCCTTCGATATACATAAATTCGACCGTTTCGTCTCCACCAAGTGGCCCCGCAACGTCATCCGCGCCAAAGGCGTCTGCTACTTCAGCAACAACCGTGACATGTCCTTCCTCTTTGAACAGGCAGGTGTACAGAAGAAGATAACCGAAGCCGGACAATGGTATGCCACCGCCCCCGAAGAAGACCTCATCCGGCTGATGCAGCAAGAACCCGGCCTGATGCGTGACTGGGACGAAAAGTATGGTGACCGTATGCAGAAGATAGTCTTTATCGGCCAACACCTGGACAAAGAACAACTGATGAAAGATCTGGACGAGTGTCTGGAATAAACAAATAATATATGAAAGAGGTGAAGCTGAAAAAGAATCAGTTCATTTCAGAGCTTCATATACTGCCGGATGCAGGAAGTAGCGCACATCTCTGCCTTCCTTCATAGCACGGCGTATAAAAGTAGAACTGATATCGAACACAGGAGAAGAAGCCAGCTTTACATTCAAAGGCAAGGAAGACGCATCCACCGCATATCCCGGACGAGGATAGACCAGAATCGGATTCTCGGCAAGGATACGCTCCGACTGATACCAGCAAGGAAAGAGTGCCCAATTATCGGCTCCTATAATCAGATGAAAAATGTCGTGCGGATAAGTCTGTTTCAGCTTATCCAAAGTATGGACAGTATAGG
Above is a window of Bacteroides helcogenes P 36-108 DNA encoding:
- the nadD gene encoding nicotinate (nicotinamide) nucleotide adenylyltransferase, which produces MEIGIFSGSFNPVHIGHLALANYLCEYEGLDEVWFMVSPHNPLKKEAELMDDQLRLELVRLSIAGYPKFRASDFEFRLPRPSYTVHTLDKLKQTYPHDIFHLIIGADNWALFPCWYQSERILAENPILVYPRPGYAVDASSLPLNVKLASSPVFDISSTFIRRAMKEGRDVRYFLHPAVYEALK